Proteins from a genomic interval of Quercus robur chromosome 9, dhQueRobu3.1, whole genome shotgun sequence:
- the LOC126698398 gene encoding WAT1-related protein At4g08300-like isoform X5 has protein sequence MAPMVGEMGMICRRFKPHILMVLIHVGYMIMYLITDAAFSHGMNPHIFVTYRHVLGGLVMFPFAYFLERKVRPKMTLALFFEMFLLSLVGVSLTLNMYFASLEYTSPTFGTSMINVVASLTFVIPVALRLEALDARNARGIAKVVGTLISLAGVMTMTLYKGPEVRSWKGAPIHLNRSNSVHENWIKGPILAGASCISWSLWYIRQAFTLKKYPAQLSLTAWINLIGGAQSAAFTVLIQHKPAAWSIAFNNIDFWSIVYAGVVCSGITIFIQLWCTEQRGPVFVTMFNPLGAVLTALQSYFLLGERLHMGRILGAVVVIIGLYLVLWGKEGDQNHIKFQEKSDLTNDELQGCQLQQGTSKRDVP, from the exons ATGGCGCCGATGGTAGGTGAGATGGGCATGATCTGTAGGAGATTCAAGCCACACATTCTGATGGTTCTGATTCATGTAGGTTATATGATTATGTACCTCATTACAGATGCTGCCTTCAGCCATGGGATGAATCCTCATATCTTTGTAACTTATCGACATGTTCTAGGTGGTTTAGTGATGTTTCCTTTTGCCTATTTTCTTGAAAG AAAAGTAAGGCCAAAGATGACATTAGCATTGTTTTTTGAGATGTTTCTGCTTTCTCTGGTAGG GGTTAGCTTAACCCTTAACATGTACTTTGCAAGTTTGGaatacacttctccaacctttggCACATCCATGATCAATGTTGTTGCATCTTTAACTTTTGTAATTCCAGTTGCACTCAG GTTGGAGGCCCTTGATGCTAGGAATGCTCGTGGAATAGCCAAAGTCGTGGGAACCTTAATATCGTTGGCTGGGGTCATGACCATGACTCTGTATAAAGGGCCTGAAGTTCGAAGTTGGAAGGGTGCTCCCATCCACTTAAATAGAAGCAATTCTGTTCATGAGAACTGGATTAAAGGACCAATTCTAGCTGGTGCAAGTTGCATATCATGGTCTTTATGGTACATTAGGCAG GCATTTACTCTGAAGAAGTATCCTGCGCAACTGTCATTAACTGCATGGATAAACTTAATCGGTGGAGCACAATCAGCTGCCTTCACAGTACTCATACAACACAAACCGGCTGCATGGTCCATTGCATTCAACAACATTGACTTCTGGTCCATCGTATATGCA GGAGTTGTATGCTCAGGTATAACAATCTTCATTCAACTATGGTGCACTGAACAAAGAGGACCAGTTTTTGTGACCATGTTTAATCCCCTTGGAGCAGTGTTGACAGCGCTGCAATCATACTTTCTTCTTGGTGAAAGACTGCACATGGGAAG AATACTGGGAGCAGTCGTTGTTATCATTGGTCTATACTTGGTGTTATGGGGCAAAGAAGGTGATCAAAATCACATCAAGTTCCAAGAGAAATCTGATCTGACAAATGATGAGCTGCAGGGATGCCAGTTACAACAAGGAACTTCAAAAAGGGATGTCCCTTGA
- the LOC126698398 gene encoding WAT1-related protein At4g08300-like isoform X2 — MAPMVGEMGMICRRFKPHILMVLIHVGYMIMYLITDAAFSHGMNPHIFVTYRHVLGGLVMFPFAYFLERKVRPKMTLALFFEMFLLSLVGVSLTLNMYFASLEYTSPTFGTSMINVVASLTFVIPVALRLEALDARNARGIAKVVGTLISLAGVMTMTLYKGPEVRSWKGAPIHLNRSNSVHENWIKGPILAGASCISWSLWYIRQAFTLKKYPAQLSLTAWINLIGGAQSAAFTVLIQHKPAAWSIAFNNIDFWSIVYAGVVCSGITIFIQLWCTEQRGPVFVTMFNPLGAVLTALQSYFLLGERLHMGRYNHHSVISTFRSPTHTHKGLDGSKLIYGPFRILGAVVVIIGLYLVLWGKEGDQNHIKFQEKSDLTNDELQGCQLQQGTSKRDVP, encoded by the exons ATGGCGCCGATGGTAGGTGAGATGGGCATGATCTGTAGGAGATTCAAGCCACACATTCTGATGGTTCTGATTCATGTAGGTTATATGATTATGTACCTCATTACAGATGCTGCCTTCAGCCATGGGATGAATCCTCATATCTTTGTAACTTATCGACATGTTCTAGGTGGTTTAGTGATGTTTCCTTTTGCCTATTTTCTTGAAAG AAAAGTAAGGCCAAAGATGACATTAGCATTGTTTTTTGAGATGTTTCTGCTTTCTCTGGTAGG GGTTAGCTTAACCCTTAACATGTACTTTGCAAGTTTGGaatacacttctccaacctttggCACATCCATGATCAATGTTGTTGCATCTTTAACTTTTGTAATTCCAGTTGCACTCAG GTTGGAGGCCCTTGATGCTAGGAATGCTCGTGGAATAGCCAAAGTCGTGGGAACCTTAATATCGTTGGCTGGGGTCATGACCATGACTCTGTATAAAGGGCCTGAAGTTCGAAGTTGGAAGGGTGCTCCCATCCACTTAAATAGAAGCAATTCTGTTCATGAGAACTGGATTAAAGGACCAATTCTAGCTGGTGCAAGTTGCATATCATGGTCTTTATGGTACATTAGGCAG GCATTTACTCTGAAGAAGTATCCTGCGCAACTGTCATTAACTGCATGGATAAACTTAATCGGTGGAGCACAATCAGCTGCCTTCACAGTACTCATACAACACAAACCGGCTGCATGGTCCATTGCATTCAACAACATTGACTTCTGGTCCATCGTATATGCA GGAGTTGTATGCTCAGGTATAACAATCTTCATTCAACTATGGTGCACTGAACAAAGAGGACCAGTTTTTGTGACCATGTTTAATCCCCTTGGAGCAGTGTTGACAGCGCTGCAATCATACTTTCTTCTTGGTGAAAGACTGCACATGGGAAGGTATAATCATCACAGTGTTATATCCACTTTCAGGagccccacacacacacacaagggttTAGATGGCTCTAAGTTGATATATGGCCCATTCAGAATACTGGGAGCAGTCGTTGTTATCATTGGTCTATACTTGGTGTTATGGGGCAAAGAAGGTGATCAAAATCACATCAAGTTCCAAGAGAAATCTGATCTGACAAATGATGAGCTGCAGGGATGCCAGTTACAACAAGGAACTTCAAAAAGGGATGTCCCTTGA
- the LOC126698398 gene encoding WAT1-related protein At4g08300-like isoform X1 — translation MAPMVGEMGMICRRFKPHILMVLIHVGYMIMYLITDAAFSHGMNPHIFVTYRHVLGGLVMFPFAYFLERKVRPKMTLALFFEMFLLSLVGVSLTLNMYFASLEYTSPTFGTSMINVVASLTFVIPVALRLEALDARNARGIAKVVGTLISLAGVMTMTLYKGPEVRSWKGAPIHLNRSNSVHENWIKGPILAGASCISWSLWYIRQAFTLKKYPAQLSLTAWINLIGGAQSAAFTVLIQHKPAAWSIAFNNIDFWSIVYAVIKECERISNYYFVSNDVLNVLYVKWQGVVCSGITIFIQLWCTEQRGPVFVTMFNPLGAVLTALQSYFLLGERLHMGRYNHHSVISTFRSPTHTHKGLDGSKLIYGPFRILGAVVVIIGLYLVLWGKEGDQNHIKFQEKSDLTNDELQGCQLQQGTSKRDVP, via the exons ATGGCGCCGATGGTAGGTGAGATGGGCATGATCTGTAGGAGATTCAAGCCACACATTCTGATGGTTCTGATTCATGTAGGTTATATGATTATGTACCTCATTACAGATGCTGCCTTCAGCCATGGGATGAATCCTCATATCTTTGTAACTTATCGACATGTTCTAGGTGGTTTAGTGATGTTTCCTTTTGCCTATTTTCTTGAAAG AAAAGTAAGGCCAAAGATGACATTAGCATTGTTTTTTGAGATGTTTCTGCTTTCTCTGGTAGG GGTTAGCTTAACCCTTAACATGTACTTTGCAAGTTTGGaatacacttctccaacctttggCACATCCATGATCAATGTTGTTGCATCTTTAACTTTTGTAATTCCAGTTGCACTCAG GTTGGAGGCCCTTGATGCTAGGAATGCTCGTGGAATAGCCAAAGTCGTGGGAACCTTAATATCGTTGGCTGGGGTCATGACCATGACTCTGTATAAAGGGCCTGAAGTTCGAAGTTGGAAGGGTGCTCCCATCCACTTAAATAGAAGCAATTCTGTTCATGAGAACTGGATTAAAGGACCAATTCTAGCTGGTGCAAGTTGCATATCATGGTCTTTATGGTACATTAGGCAG GCATTTACTCTGAAGAAGTATCCTGCGCAACTGTCATTAACTGCATGGATAAACTTAATCGGTGGAGCACAATCAGCTGCCTTCACAGTACTCATACAACACAAACCGGCTGCATGGTCCATTGCATTCAACAACATTGACTTCTGGTCCATCGTATATGCAGTAATTAAAGAATGTGaaagaatttcaaattattattttgtttcaaaTGATGTTTTAAACGTTTTATATGTCAAATGGCAGGGAGTTGTATGCTCAGGTATAACAATCTTCATTCAACTATGGTGCACTGAACAAAGAGGACCAGTTTTTGTGACCATGTTTAATCCCCTTGGAGCAGTGTTGACAGCGCTGCAATCATACTTTCTTCTTGGTGAAAGACTGCACATGGGAAGGTATAATCATCACAGTGTTATATCCACTTTCAGGagccccacacacacacacaagggttTAGATGGCTCTAAGTTGATATATGGCCCATTCAGAATACTGGGAGCAGTCGTTGTTATCATTGGTCTATACTTGGTGTTATGGGGCAAAGAAGGTGATCAAAATCACATCAAGTTCCAAGAGAAATCTGATCTGACAAATGATGAGCTGCAGGGATGCCAGTTACAACAAGGAACTTCAAAAAGGGATGTCCCTTGA
- the LOC126698398 gene encoding WAT1-related protein At4g08300-like isoform X3, which produces MAPMVGEMGMICRRFKPHILMVLIHVGYMIMYLITDAAFSHGMNPHIFVTYRHVLGGLVMFPFAYFLERKVRPKMTLALFFEMFLLSLVGVSLTLNMYFASLEYTSPTFGTSMINVVASLTFVIPVALRLEALDARNARGIAKVVGTLISLAGVMTMTLYKGPEVRSWKGAPIHLNRSNSVHENWIKGPILAGASCISWSLWYIRQAFTLKKYPAQLSLTAWINLIGGAQSAAFTVLIQHKPAAWSIAFNNIDFWSIGVVCSGITIFIQLWCTEQRGPVFVTMFNPLGAVLTALQSYFLLGERLHMGRYNHHSVISTFRSPTHTHKGLDGSKLIYGPFRILGAVVVIIGLYLVLWGKEGDQNHIKFQEKSDLTNDELQGCQLQQGTSKRDVP; this is translated from the exons ATGGCGCCGATGGTAGGTGAGATGGGCATGATCTGTAGGAGATTCAAGCCACACATTCTGATGGTTCTGATTCATGTAGGTTATATGATTATGTACCTCATTACAGATGCTGCCTTCAGCCATGGGATGAATCCTCATATCTTTGTAACTTATCGACATGTTCTAGGTGGTTTAGTGATGTTTCCTTTTGCCTATTTTCTTGAAAG AAAAGTAAGGCCAAAGATGACATTAGCATTGTTTTTTGAGATGTTTCTGCTTTCTCTGGTAGG GGTTAGCTTAACCCTTAACATGTACTTTGCAAGTTTGGaatacacttctccaacctttggCACATCCATGATCAATGTTGTTGCATCTTTAACTTTTGTAATTCCAGTTGCACTCAG GTTGGAGGCCCTTGATGCTAGGAATGCTCGTGGAATAGCCAAAGTCGTGGGAACCTTAATATCGTTGGCTGGGGTCATGACCATGACTCTGTATAAAGGGCCTGAAGTTCGAAGTTGGAAGGGTGCTCCCATCCACTTAAATAGAAGCAATTCTGTTCATGAGAACTGGATTAAAGGACCAATTCTAGCTGGTGCAAGTTGCATATCATGGTCTTTATGGTACATTAGGCAG GCATTTACTCTGAAGAAGTATCCTGCGCAACTGTCATTAACTGCATGGATAAACTTAATCGGTGGAGCACAATCAGCTGCCTTCACAGTACTCATACAACACAAACCGGCTGCATGGTCCATTGCATTCAACAACATTGACTTCTGGTCCATC GGAGTTGTATGCTCAGGTATAACAATCTTCATTCAACTATGGTGCACTGAACAAAGAGGACCAGTTTTTGTGACCATGTTTAATCCCCTTGGAGCAGTGTTGACAGCGCTGCAATCATACTTTCTTCTTGGTGAAAGACTGCACATGGGAAGGTATAATCATCACAGTGTTATATCCACTTTCAGGagccccacacacacacacaagggttTAGATGGCTCTAAGTTGATATATGGCCCATTCAGAATACTGGGAGCAGTCGTTGTTATCATTGGTCTATACTTGGTGTTATGGGGCAAAGAAGGTGATCAAAATCACATCAAGTTCCAAGAGAAATCTGATCTGACAAATGATGAGCTGCAGGGATGCCAGTTACAACAAGGAACTTCAAAAAGGGATGTCCCTTGA
- the LOC126698398 gene encoding WAT1-related protein At4g08300-like isoform X4, protein MAPMVGEMGMICRRFKPHILMVLIHVGYMIMYLITDAAFSHGMNPHIFVTYRHVLGGLVMFPFAYFLERKVRPKMTLALFFEMFLLSLVGVSLTLNMYFASLEYTSPTFGTSMINVVASLTFVIPVALRLEALDARNARGIAKVVGTLISLAGVMTMTLYKGPEVRSWKGAPIHLNRSNSVHENWIKGPILAGASCISWSLWYIRQAFTLKKYPAQLSLTAWINLIGGAQSAAFTVLIQHKPAAWSIAFNNIDFWSIVYAVIKECERISNYYFVSNDVLNVLYVKWQGVVCSGITIFIQLWCTEQRGPVFVTMFNPLGAVLTALQSYFLLGERLHMGRILGAVVVIIGLYLVLWGKEGDQNHIKFQEKSDLTNDELQGCQLQQGTSKRDVP, encoded by the exons ATGGCGCCGATGGTAGGTGAGATGGGCATGATCTGTAGGAGATTCAAGCCACACATTCTGATGGTTCTGATTCATGTAGGTTATATGATTATGTACCTCATTACAGATGCTGCCTTCAGCCATGGGATGAATCCTCATATCTTTGTAACTTATCGACATGTTCTAGGTGGTTTAGTGATGTTTCCTTTTGCCTATTTTCTTGAAAG AAAAGTAAGGCCAAAGATGACATTAGCATTGTTTTTTGAGATGTTTCTGCTTTCTCTGGTAGG GGTTAGCTTAACCCTTAACATGTACTTTGCAAGTTTGGaatacacttctccaacctttggCACATCCATGATCAATGTTGTTGCATCTTTAACTTTTGTAATTCCAGTTGCACTCAG GTTGGAGGCCCTTGATGCTAGGAATGCTCGTGGAATAGCCAAAGTCGTGGGAACCTTAATATCGTTGGCTGGGGTCATGACCATGACTCTGTATAAAGGGCCTGAAGTTCGAAGTTGGAAGGGTGCTCCCATCCACTTAAATAGAAGCAATTCTGTTCATGAGAACTGGATTAAAGGACCAATTCTAGCTGGTGCAAGTTGCATATCATGGTCTTTATGGTACATTAGGCAG GCATTTACTCTGAAGAAGTATCCTGCGCAACTGTCATTAACTGCATGGATAAACTTAATCGGTGGAGCACAATCAGCTGCCTTCACAGTACTCATACAACACAAACCGGCTGCATGGTCCATTGCATTCAACAACATTGACTTCTGGTCCATCGTATATGCAGTAATTAAAGAATGTGaaagaatttcaaattattattttgtttcaaaTGATGTTTTAAACGTTTTATATGTCAAATGGCAGGGAGTTGTATGCTCAGGTATAACAATCTTCATTCAACTATGGTGCACTGAACAAAGAGGACCAGTTTTTGTGACCATGTTTAATCCCCTTGGAGCAGTGTTGACAGCGCTGCAATCATACTTTCTTCTTGGTGAAAGACTGCACATGGGAAG AATACTGGGAGCAGTCGTTGTTATCATTGGTCTATACTTGGTGTTATGGGGCAAAGAAGGTGATCAAAATCACATCAAGTTCCAAGAGAAATCTGATCTGACAAATGATGAGCTGCAGGGATGCCAGTTACAACAAGGAACTTCAAAAAGGGATGTCCCTTGA